Within Dermacentor albipictus isolate Rhodes 1998 colony chromosome 3, USDA_Dalb.pri_finalv2, whole genome shotgun sequence, the genomic segment CTAGCTCGAAGCATTAGTACAGAATGGAATTGGAATACAGTGCACTGAAAGATCTTTCTGCACACTATTTCTGGTAGTGTAGCCTCAAATAAGTGTGTAGCTTTTTTATTTCAAGGTACTAGTTCCTTCATAGCTAAAGGGACTGTCTAACATTTTCCAAGGACCTCCTATTTTGTAATGCAATAGAAAGCTTATCATCTAAAGTGTAAACGTGCAGTGGTTTCGCTGGTAAGTGAGTAGGAATTTTAAAACAATGTATTTCTATTTGCATAGTGTCTTAAAACTCTATCGATGCCCGAAAAATGGGCTAGTGGATGCAGTGGTGGTAAAAGTGAGAAACCAGAAGCACGTAGTGTTTCTGCGGTATTACTTTGTGTAAAGCACTAAAATGACTCAAATAGCTGTCCTCAGCACATAAGCGGCAAGTTCTTTTGGCCCACCTATAATCGCATGTTTTCTATAGGCACAGTCTGAGTGCCTGTAATTTTCAACAACCTGAAAAAGACGGTGACCCTTGCATCACTCGCACAATGCTACTAGCACTGCTGCATGTCACAATGTCATGGGGGCATAGTTGAAGACCCATTGGTGCACCATTCTTGTCTGCACGATAGCAGTACCACTTTCAACACGCACTACTTTGAAATCAAGAAATCAATCTCTCATGCAAAGAAAAGTTAGCAGAGGCACTTAAAATACAATTTTAGACAATAATGTATCCAAGCAAAATAACTCTCTCTGCACAGCTTTTTGGTGGCATAATGGTGCTCACAATAGTTTCACTGTTTCACCGTCGAGAAACACTTAATTTTTGCACCACTCTCAGAGCCAGATAACAAATAGAATTCCTAGCTTATAGGATACAAGTTTGCTGTTTACATCAATGTGACACACAATATTATCATTCCCACTACAATCCAAAGACCTGATCCTGTGGTAAACAGTCCCTTCAATGCAAATGTTTGAAGTATGATGACGTAAGATGCATTCTTCTTTGATAAACGCTAAGTGCTAGTCAAGAGTTGCTTTGCGCCTATTAACCAACATTAGGTATTTTACTAGCAGTAGTAAATACGTTAGTTCCCTTCATAACTACCTTTTGCAACGTGCCAGACGTCAAATTGGTGTTTGATGGCCGGGCAATGCAGCCTCAtgtatttctttattgctgtatGGCGGTCTGTTGTCAGGGACCTTATAGAGATGCCCTGGTCACCGAGAAATTGAAGACCTCTGATGAGACCCTCTTTCTCCATTTGTGAGCTTGCCTGAATTTGGGCACTCTGGAAGACAAAAAAATTGTATGTGCACCGGATACATAATTGCATGAAGTGAAGCTGTGCAAATAAAGCATCTTGCCCCTTATTCTTAAAACGCTCCTCAATCCCACAGCCCACCTCGACTACCGTAAGTTGGAACCATCGCACTAGCACAAGAATATCACACAGTCAAATCGCTGTGGCACTACCTTCTTATAGCACACAAGGCCCATTGTGTCCAGATGAATTCAGGAGTATGTGAGTAAATCGTCAAGGGTGTGGTAATTATGAAAGGTTTCGTTACAGGGAAGGATGGGCCTTCTAAATACAGCGTGTACACGCTCACCTGTGCATTGATAAGCTAAAAAGGAATACTGAGGCATGTATGCGATTGACTCGTGCTTCCTGGAATGCTTGATAAAcattttgacgtagtagttctgcagaaacccgcaaggtggagagaagtaatgaataaagggaaaatcagacatccacccgttcatttttttttattttttcaactatgaggcttttctttcgaggaacccgtatgggtttcctttgtagcaattgctacgaacgggtgggtgtctgattttccctttattcgctTGATAAACATGTAACAATCATTGCACGATGCTTGAAAAATAGCAATAATCAAATATGTCGAATGATGCTCGGTAGTTCTTTTTTCTACTTACTTCTTTGACTTGAATTTGCTCAGTGTGTATTATCTTTCCCGTGCCAGGACACAAGAACGAGTATGTCAAGAACTTGGCACTGTGGCCTGGTGAGTCACAGCGCCCGTCCCCGCAGAGCTCCAAGCTGCTGTCACCAGCTGCTGCCAGAAGTCCTTTCTGGTGCTCATCCCAGACCTACGAGAAATTTGGACTCCGTCCTGAGTTTTGATCTACTCCAGGTGCTACGTGTACAGTTATGTGCACACGGTTTATGTCTGATAACaatcagaatgaaaaaaatagttGCAATTACAAAATATTGTGCACTCTCTTAATGGACATTAAGGAGAAACACCACCCACATGTAAGCTCTGCCTAGACACATAGAGCAACATAAACACTGACGTAGAGAACATGCTAACACAGGACCTTGGCTAAAAACTGAAAGTAACTTTTGAGAATtgtatttgtgttttgtattttattcAGGATGATATGCAAAAAATGAGGAACAGGTTGCAACATCATTCTGATTCCCACATAACGCAACGGATTTTGAAGACATTCAGCCCTAAACCTCTTGTCGGTGGATGCAAAAGGAACAGATTATGTTAAAAAATGTTGAGTTTGTGTAGCAAAGCTTTGCAGACATTAGCAGCATAAAATGAATGCAAGTAAATGAAACTACATTGAAATTATCATAATCGCTACGGAATCTTCCGTACTGCATATGAGCCATAATATTCAGAAATTCACCTTCCGCTTTCTCTACTTCTAAGCAACTTTTTTCTTCAATGCATAAGCCAAGAATTTTACAAAAATGCCATCTACAAATGCAGCACAATGCAGCACCTTTCCTTACAGTTCCATTATGGGTTTCGTGAAATTAGATGCTACAATTTCTGCAGCTGCATGCATTGTGTGCTAGCGAAAATGTAAGATGAACTTACAGGCTGCTTAGAATAATGCCAGTGTCTGTTCTTGGAACCATTTCCTTCTCATGCCAGGCATATTTTCTGTATGTATGTCCTTTGTTCGCTTTCTTATGCACAATAAAAATGCCTGAAAAATTTGAAATGCTTGCTTCATTCTGTTATTTGGTTTTAGTAATGATAAAGCTTTAGAAACTACTCTTGGACTGCTAGTCTTATGCGAGTGCTTGTGCACTGAGCATGCCTGCCTCAAATTAGCTACACCAAATTTTGAAAATTATGTTGGCATATAGATTTGTTGCACGAAAAGAAAGCAGGTTAGCAGTTTTATATACTAATCACGAGCCATAACAGCTTACAAATATTTTGCAGCCCAACATTCTGCCATTGGAGTGAATGGTTAAACAAAGGGCCAATATGACACTACTTCTAGCTGCTCCCGAGATATTGGGCCGTTGTTCAATATGTGGCTAGCTACATATTCAGGAAAGTTGAAACGAAATGCTTACTGCAGTGACAGCTGGAAAAAGATATGCCTTCTGGTAACTGAAGAATGTTTGATCACTGATGACTTGAACACCCATCAACCTCATCATTCTGAGAGTTCCAGCAGCACTTGAACCGGAGAAGAGTATTGCAGCCGACAAGTCGACATTGCCTTTGGGCTTCATTCCTACTAGTGGCTGGCTCGCCCACATGTGCTCATGTCCCCTTGGGCATTCAGTCTTAGCTGTGATGCGTGTCCCAGAACAGGAGAAGCTCACTGTGCAGGACGTAGAGAAGCAAGTGCGGCACATGTTCAGGAGTGTCAGCAGGTTGTCACGAGAGACAAGAAAGTAGTCTTTGTGTTGCGTACACCCCTCGTCCATATCACacctgaaaaagaaaatatgccCCTTACTCAGCTTTTATACAGGCACTCTCGTACAAATTCACCCCCTTACTCAGTCAAAAGTTTGAGCTGAAAGTTAGCACTTTTCTCTTTTAGCAGCAATAATTACCCTTTATTGCCTTCATTATTTGAAGTGAATTAAATGCTGCACCTGTGCATCAAATAATCGTAAACACAGGATTGAAATTATCTGCAATTTGTGTGCACAAATGGAAGAGAGCTACCCCAATCTGTTACACCTTCTTTGTAATTGTGACTTTGTGACTGTTTGACTCAAATCACTGGAGCTTTTTTCACATCTGTAACTGTAATTAGTTACTGCAGGCCAAAGACTGACATAGACATCTGTAGGTCTTGCTTTTGTTACCACCCATCACATGCATACTTGGATCATTTATAACCTATCACACTGTTTCTCAATAAACAAGTAAACATCACTTTACTATAAACACATAAAGTGCACTAATAAATACTGCACCTTCATATCTGAACATTTATACACCAACATGCACAGTAGTATGCAATGTTTACTTACTCATCAAATGTCACCTCTGGGGTGCAAGTCAATTCTTCCGGCTCGTACGTTGTGTCATGCATGTCAGGGTATTGCAGTACTGGAGACACGTCAGGCGAGGGAATGTAGCTGATGTCCTTTGCTAGTGTACGTCTCCGGTGCTTGACTGGTTTCCTGACACAAGTGGTACGTCGTCTCTTGATTGGAGTTGATGTCTTTGGCGTAGGTATGTTCTGAACATTCACCTGAAGTGCCTTGCATTTCATTTCCTTCACAGTTGTATTCACCTGAACAGCTGGAAAGCAAAGAAACGCCATGCGAAGGTCTGAATAAAAGAGAACCAGGACAACAGCTTTAGAAAAAATGACACTGTGTCACATAGTTCCTGAAAAGTTGGGATAATGACAGCAATTCTGACTAAATTTGCATAGCACAAAGCACCAACAAACATGCTGAAGTAGACAAGGTTCTACTAGCCTGTCCAATATTTTTTGGTGGTGCTACCAAACAAGAGAAAATTTGCTACTTGTTCCCCCAGACTCCATCACATATAACATTAGTAGTTTTCTTTAAAAGCTAGGTAGCAGCTCGGGTGTACTTACCGACGCTCGTGCCCAGTGGTTTAGCCTGCACTCCTTTTGCATTCCCGACGCTGCGGAAACTGCTTGTTATCGCGGGGATCTGCATAAAATCTGTCTGCGTCTCCGCGTCTTTCGCACCAGAGGGAAGCGTCtgaaatgtgccgaaagtgcacTAAGCTGTGTGTTGCGTTTGATCTGCGTACAACTGCAACCACCGTGACAAACCCCGCACACATACCTCCGCGTTACTTTCGGTGAAAGTGCCAGCAGAGTTATTTTCAGTCATCGGGTCGGCAACGTTAGCCTGTAAATAAAAGCAGCTGGCTATGAGTAACGTGAAGGGCGGCGCACACTTGCTGATTTTTAGTAATGAAAGTTAAATAGCATGCAGCGTCAAGAAGAGGCACGACTCACAAAACTTACGTCCTGCAGCAACGGTGCTTGCTCTTCAAGGGGAAAAGGCGATATCGACGGAACAACGTTGCAACCCAGTCGCGCTTGGAAAGGCACTTCGATTGACTGTCTTGGGAGAGAATTGTGCTCGCAATCCGCGTTGCTTTCAATGGAGGTTCCAGTGGCGTCATTTTCCGTGATCAAGACCTCAACGTTAGCCTGTCAATAAAGGCAGCTGGCTATCAGTACCGTAAAGGGCTGCGCACACTTGCTGAGTTTTAGtaataaaaggaaaataataTGCGCGTCAAAAAGAGGCTCTACTTACCATGATATTTTCGTCCTGCAGCAACGGTATTTGTTCTTCATGGGATGAAGGCAATATCGACGGAACAGCGTTGCGACGAAGTCGCATTTGAAAAGGCACGTCCATTGACAGCCTCAAAAGTGAATTGTGTTCGTAATCCTCAGGGCGGAAATGCATCGAGCACACATGCAGTCTGATTGGCACCTTTCCTACCCGCTGTAGCATGGGAAATACACTGAGCCAGCGAGAACGTAGAGGTTCGCCCCGCGGGATCGCATGGTAGTGCACGTTGGTGTCAGAGCTTTCGGTATCCTTGTTCAGACGACGCGGACCGTTTGGGCACCCCGCGACATCACATCGACCTGGCATTTCGCCGCTGGGAACTGGGAACTACAGCTGTCAAGAACTTTCGTGACACAGCACGGACAGCACAGCACGCCGCGAAATGGAAACTTTGCCATTCACCAAGCGAAAGTGCGAGCGCGGTCAGCGCGCCCGAGCGAAACCAGAACTTGTCGGCACTATTGTGGAGTGAGCGCGACGGCCGTAATATGCAGCAATAAAATAACTATGGCCTATCGCATGTTTTATTTGTTGCCAAAATTTATCTAATTTACTTTTCAAGTGTAACATGTAGCAGTAGTTCAACAGTTAAAATAGAGGCTCTGACGTCACTTTATGAGAGGTACCGCAACGCACGACAGGGGGCGTCCCTCCAATTTCCCAATTTCTTCGTTTTCTCGCTTAGAAATAATCTGTTCTCGCTAAGAATGGTGAACTTGTCATCACAAAAGCCTAAGCTTTCAGTCTAGCTCAACTTaatatttccctttagtgtccctttaaggtctGGCTTCTTTCCTATGTTGGACTAAATGTGTGCTTAAGAAAATATTTACTTCTTTATATTTTTAAAGGAATCTATTCCATATACAAATACATATAACCCCATGTACATATACAATAATATGCTACCTATAAGTTTGTGCTTTTATGTATAACACAAGTCAATGTTCACATAAATGCTACCATGTGTCTTTGAGCACGTTTAGCAGGATTAGTTAAAGTAGGCTATAACTGCTATGCAAATTACTATTTGCCCAGGTTGACTCAgttttaaaggggtcctgaaccgcCCCTCAGCCTTGATGAAAAAACACAGTCTGCGGATAGCATGCGCTGCTgtaaacatctcagccaaattttgcggTCATGCGTAGCGCATGGAGCTCGCAAGTAAAGCACAAAGTCAGATTTCTCTCAAATGCCCTCCTTTCAACAGAAGCATGCTTTACTCTTTTCtagatgctttatttcgtaatataacAGATTCCGACATGCGGCTGCCATTGGCTAATAGCTGACACAACCAAGACGGGTGTTTGGCTCAGTACGCGCCTTGCTATTGTTACTGCatatatttattgacgcagtttaataaacaggctgaagtaagcgaaaatctgctccactcttgctgaatgcattgaagagctttttgtggcaaagtatttctcaaAAAGTCCAATTTaatttcaaatgcatttctcgacttcgatagaaagtggttcagggcccctttaaggcatAAATTCCAGGAACATGGAATTAGCAAACATTTTTGTTAACAGTTTAATTAAGCATTTTACAGTACATATTACAAAATTGAGGACATCAGCCCAATGCTGCTGTCGCGGAGTGTCAAGCCACGCACCACCAGTATCTCAAAGCATGTCCTCATTCACGAGAATTACCCAAAACTGGTTAGCCATGGATAACCACATTTGTCAACTTGTTTTTGTCTTGTTACAGTCCACCTTTTCTGGTTACAGTTGCTTAAGCAAAAAATTTAGAGATAATTTTTTTTGATTAACTGCTACCTGCATTAAGCTTGCACCTTAAGTCTGCTTGCACCATAACTATTGCAGGGTCGACTTGAGCAATAACCAGGCTGTGAAGCGGACAATAGGCAGGCTGCACTTCAGCGAAACAACATCCAACAACATGCGCAAGAAGGGAAAGCCAAACCCAGACCAGCGCTATTTCTACCTGGTGGTCAGCTTATGTGCCCACTGTGGTGATGCCGTCTACACCATCGCGGCACAGTCCTCTCAAAAAATCATTGTGCGAGTAAGTTCATTTTCACTGACAGCTGGTGTTGTGAACGACAGTGAATGCTTTTCCTTATTGTAGTTCTTACAACTATGTACAGCCAAGTTCGCAGTGTTTATGGTTTGATTTCTTTATGCATGTGTATTGCAGAAACTATTCCAGCCCAGACGGCATTAGTCCGAGTCAAATCCTTCTTGTGTTTAAGTTACCAATTTTTCTGCTTGTTGAAGCTTGTGCAATGATGGCTGGCAAAATATGTTGTCAACCGAACACATTGCAGGCCTCCAACCCGGGCCAGTTTGAAAGTGACATGGAGTTAACCTGGCAAAAAGGATCGACGCACGATGCCATCTACCATTTGGTAGGTGCTTTAAGCTTTCAGTTATGCAACAGTACATTTGCGGCCAGTCTCGTGTGAATATCTTGCCATGTCTGTAACACAGTAGAGGCAAAGAGCCTGGGTGCATGGCCTCATCCATTGTCAACTCAGAAAGCTATGCATGCTCTAATGTCTTCCCTAAAACCAACCAACAAACCTGAGAAGACACTTCGAGACACCTCATGTCTACTACTGTGCATGtgaacactctctctctctctgtctctctctctcattttgcCTTTCATGCTCTTACCCCTGTGTACGGTGGCCAACCGGACGCCTGTCTGGTTAACCGTCCTGCCTTTCTTTGctcgttttctctctccctcacaCTGAAGTACTCAAGGTGAAACACCAACGTAAACAATGCTATGAACTAGCTGAATCACCGTGCAGAATTACTCAATTGTGAGTTTAACCTAGTGGAGGGAAGTCTGTACAGAGTCAAGCTACTATTTGGCATCTTTCCCattacagagtgactgcatgtaTCAATGTTTGAATGTTCCCTCGTTGCAGGGCCCTGTTGGAATAAACACTGAAAGAACTGATGAGAAGCTGGTTGTTAATGGAAATATATTGCTGTCAGGCCATCTCATTCAGCCATCTGATGAACGAGCAAAATCAGATGTCGTTGAGGTAAGGTGTGTTTCCTGTGCTCTGGTTGTGTTCTCACATTTTGCTGCCATTATTTTGCCATAAGAGGCTACGCATACTGCATATATGATCATATTATGTCGCAGTGGATCAACACTAATTCTTGCTGTGTGAAACAACCAATTTACTTGCATTGTGCACTATACAAGGGGCCATCTCTAGATTAACAGTAGCAGACATGTGAGGAAATGGCATGTACTAGGTAAGTTCTTAGAGAACAGTTCATTCAAAAATAGACTGAGTCTGAGGATAAGCTGATACTTCATGGAGGTAATACAGTTGCTTGCGAATAACTTGCTGCATATTCATTGTGCTTGCATTATGTTATGCTGaggttttatttgtttttctacagTTGCTTTCAGGCATAAAGCAGGAGAGCAAGGCAGTGTGGAATATATCTTTTGAACATGTACCATCCTCATAAACTGAAACGTGAACACGAAATAACTGATCAGAACGCCTGTTCCACGTAATTACATGGAAGTGCACTAGTGCGACTTGTAATCACCCTGTAGGCAGTTTATTAGCATGAATTATACCCAAAGTGTATGTTTTGCAGTTGGAATTAAGTCATGCTTGCAGGTGGAGCTGGAAGTGGAACAACACATCAGAATAGTTTTGGAATCGTTCATGTTTGAATTTGTACTGATAGTACATGCCATCATCTCAACATAATCTACCACCTTTTTCCAGGTTGTCCTCCAGTATTATGTGAAAATTTTTCTTACACGAGATTCATGTTTATTTAATGTTTGCTTCCACATGTAAATACTAACACACAGTTGAGTGCAGTCGAAAAAAATTCAATTTGAGAGGTCTTCATTCTGCCTGGAGTTCATACTTCACTCAATGCAATATAGTATAACATTCCATTAAGTACATTGAAATTCTAGCCTTTCCTGGCTGGTTAACTGAATATTCAAGGTGCAAATCTGTAAACAGGAATGTCTGTAGTACCTCACAGACTTTAAACAGGGCATTGAAAGGGTGAGGGATAATGGGGGTGGGGTTACAGTTGTGAAAAAAATATACATCTATTACGAGACCATAGAACAACCTCTCTATAACAAGAACACGTGGGAAGGAGCAAGCTTCACACATTTACACTGCAAATAAGCACTTTTATCACAGTTAAGATACTATTAGACACAAAACAACTTTAATTACTCTAAAAACACAACATACTATATGATATAAAACAACGTACTATATTCGAAAATTATGTACTCTTAGACACATGCACAAACATACATTTATGTGTAGCAACACAAACAGTACAAATATGACTTAAAGAGGAGCCATAATCAGAAATGAAAACACTGTGATTAAAAAGCACATTTAAATTCTTGACAATGCATGGCAGTGCTGATGCATTCATTGTATTTGTCATGCCAGTGCTTCACACAACCCCATTTTGCTTCCAGCTTGACACCAGAGAACAGCTAAAAAATGTGGCAAACATGCGGATCTATCGCTACCGCTACATACCCGAGTATGTGGAGCATGCGGGCCTTAAAGAAGCGACGGACACCGGCGTGTTGGCACAAGAAGTTCAGCAGATTCTTCCTGATGCTGTGCACGATGGTGGTGATGTGCTGCTTGGCAACGGCGACTGTATCGAGGGCTTCCTGGTCGTCAACAAGGTTAGGCATTGTTGCTTGCCTCTGCTCTCTTGGATGCTACTGTCAAGATAAGCTATTATGCGCTTGCTCATGTAAAAGATAGCAGTTGTGCTCAGTTCAAAGCCAGTTGTAATGCTGACCCTCATAGTCAGAAATATGCCTTGGCTTAAAGGTTCTCCTCATGTTTGCTGAGCCGAGGGCACTCCAAACATTCAGCTGAAGTCTACTGCACATCAGCAACACAACTTTTTTGGTTGGCTGACGTGACCCATAGCTTGTGCTGCACTGTGCGAAGTTAGTTAGGTGGAGCATAGACGTTGTGCTAGCAAAAGATACACATGGATAAGTGGAAATAGAATGACAGGATATGCACCATTTGAAAGTCTTGTGCGTATCCTGATGTCATCTCTTTGCTGGTCTGTGTGTTTTTGCACCAGTGTAACATTTAATATTTAATTACCCTCCTGAGGGGGCATTTGGAGGTGTCGGAAAGCATTTTGTGCCTGTCCCCATCGTTTCTCAGTGTATGGTGAACCATAAATTAAATAATTAACAATCATGCTACTTTTGTCTACTAAGCAAGATAATTTTGCGCCATGTCAATTTTTCAAAGCACGATACATCACATATGTATTCCAGCAATCTctatgaaaaatttttttccctaAACCGGCAAGCACAATGCCTGTTGTGCCATTGCTAGTCTAGCTGCTTGTTGGCAGGATTGCAGGTGTTGCAGGGATTGCAAAAGAGGAGTCAGAAAGCTGCCAAAAGTAGCAAAAGAAGTTCCAACTTGATGTGAACGTTTATCAGAAAGCTGAAGTCACAGTCATGATGTAACAGAATGCAGTTTTCATAACAGCAGAATGGTCCTTGCTTTTGTTTTCGCAGTAGAGCAAAAATGCAGAGCCCAGTGACAATAATGACGTCCTATGGATATCCTATGGATATCCTATGGACATCCCCTTCCAGAACATGGATATCCTAGAGATGCATCAAATATGTTCTGTGAATGCCCTTCACATGATCATTTGGCTGCACTTTCTGTGTCCTGCAGCATCCCTTGCATGTCGGTGAGGGGCATCATGGGGACATGCTGCATATGTTTGATGAATATATACACCAGGGCCTTTTGTAGTGTTTGCCATACTGTCTATTACGGTCGTAGCGCACGCTGTGTGACAAATGCAACAGGCAGAGTGCCCACGCATCAAGAATGGATACATTGTGTGCACACATTACATGTTCATGCACGTGTGCAGAAGTGCAGCATACTCTTCATTCTTCTAGACCTTTCGTCAAGCACAAGTGACTTATTGAACTATAATTGAAGTTTTGGCAAAGTAAGTTGTGCGAAAACATTTGTAAAGTATGACGTTGACATGAGCTGTGGCCATGATAGCTTTGGGTTGCTGATCAAATAtgtgagaaaacataattccctTATGAGGAAACTCGGACAAAGCCTCAATTGGAGGACAAGTATTCTCGTGTATGTCAAAAAATGTTCATGTGAGATAGCCTTGAAACAGCCATGGTAGGATATCCAAAACTGGATGTCCGGCGgatgttttatttgttttcaaTATGGTGCATAGACATTGGGACATGACTCAGATGTCTTATGGACAAAGTGTTTTCACTGGGAACACATTAGATATCAGCAAGCCAGCATTAAACAGATAAAATATAGCTCGGATAATgaacacaaaaagaaaattgcgCAGAAACCACAGACAATAATCGTCAATGCAAGTGAATAGCTGACCGATTCTAGAAAGTAATTCGCTTTTAGAGGAATAATGCATTTGAAggcatatacagttaaacctagATTTAACGAACTTCAGTATATAATGAAATTCCTGATATATATAACGAATTACATAACTTTTCATAATCTCTCGTCCATAGAACACCATATTTTAGaacctcattataatgaagtatGTTTGTGTGTGACTTCAGtagaacaaaatttcactttcacTGCATAGGAATGTCAAAACAATAAAAGGAAACTTCCGCAGATGGagatggtcaaatgatttaattataagcggctgcttgcaaacgcacctctccaAATGTGGGTGGcgcgacaagagcgaccgccgaagtggagccgcatcatgtttggtataaagtccaagtgcaataagatcctatcgtgcccacacactttgtgctttaggtgcgagtaaaagtgtgcaagggtgagacAGGGAAGATGGTGATTTCACAAGTGCTGCTTGCCTGCATAAGCAAAGGGAAAGATGGGGAGGTGAGCGAGCTCAcagtaacgcgatcaagcgtGCGCAAAGGgtggttggggtgggagggggtaAGTTGGTATGTGTCGCAATTTCTGGTGCACGTCTCGGCCATGGCTGTAAGGGTGGCTGAGTGCATACACAGCTGCGGATCCTGCTTCAGAGGTAATCTaccgcatgtgcaaagagtgggcgtgcagagacagcgtggcatcatgtaagctgtcttcccgtgCGTTTACCATTggaggttgcgcaatctcgagttttggtgacccgttggaatgagaggcagacaaagcattcactTCCTGCTGCCAGCGCTTTTCGTGATAGCGTCGTTCCAGTGTGGGCGACACTATAAGCCGCAGGGGAGGAGTGCACgcaaaagcgtggctggcttcgcttaattcgtgcCACCGATGTGAAGATAACATCGACGTGGCATGCAACCGTATCATTTGCCACTGACTCCCAAATtgatcaaaataaaatgtttttgaTTCAAATTTACTTTTTTCAATTCCCTGCTAATTCAAAAAATTTTGCGACCCCTTTTTGTGTAAGAAAAGTCAATTGGCGACTGTACCTATTTGCATAAAACGTCGAATTTCAATGCAAAAAAATTTTGatgtaacgaagcaaattgccgattttacctgctttgttatatcgaggtttaactgtattttttATAGTCTTGATGTTTATGTACTGTTTGTCGTTTCATTGCATAATTTCATAGATAACGGAGCTGCTAACCAGCACATTTATAATGGTAGTATAGATGGCTTTACATATAGGTGGACTTGCATATGCGTGTCATATCCAACAGTGCTGCTGCGGTAGGCAACTTTGGAAGGTGATGTTGATATTGTcaaaaattcaaaattttatatttactttgttataGCCAATAAGTCTGAATATCCATGTTTGTAAtctcaaggtttgactgtataaggTTTTCGTCTTCTGGTGACAGCTGGATCCAATTTTTACAGG encodes:
- the LOC135913490 gene encoding uncharacterized protein, yielding MDEGCTQHKDYFLVSRDNLLTLLNMCRTCFSTSCTVSFSCSGTRITAKTECPRGHEHMWASQPLVGMKPKGNVDLSAAILFSGSSAAGTLRMMRLMGVQVISDQTFFSYQKAYLFPAVTAVSISFVWDEHQKGLLAAAGDSSLELCGDGRCDSPGHSAKFLTYSFLCPGTGKIIHTEQIQVKELVLVRWFQLTVVEVGCGIEERFKNKGQDALFAQLHFMQLCIRCTYNFFVFQSAQIQASSQMEKEGLIRGLQFLGDQGISIRSLTTDRHTAIKKYMRLHCPAIKHQFDVWHVAKGIRRKLTAASRKARCRELLSWIQPIVNHLYWCACACGGNGDLLVATWTSLLNHIADIHDGHGNPYPRCLHGPSSRVSWLKIDSPAHKQVRAIVMAPVLLKDIRQLSPDTQTYSLESFHSVLNGYAPKSTAYTYEGMKARTLIAALHFNENANKEQATTKDGTQQWHSKTSKARHSMMTVCPLKMAATFGKFNCVTSVFQLAVLLYKCSAKLHLTLHLQAIHKLML